Proteins encoded by one window of Monoglobus pectinilyticus:
- a CDS encoding N-acetylmuramoyl-L-alanine amidase, protein MSVCRVYIDPRRDYSGNNAGASFYGVREQDMNWFVAKRVSETLDNYTFMNSHKYSSFETHLSRETKETTKSEDMWESLRIRLNESEKLWDDGGEQTPYYIYLGIGSEPSGNKETSTERGISCHYENRNAPGIDNDTWNAWSYSLADTILNTVVKNTDMPEYKIPITLTRYLPINENEKIMCGVTAHVGRINNANDARLLYNEETRNVIADSIAEAIAYWVDQDYTSGNVPDKYKTPYTAISNAKDRAKAVLAEMQKNEELLSEIESRMVYNYLDKNFPSHALGTVEYLIDNGILKGGNSGELGLTYDMIRQICIFARAGVFGKDCPTPENYIPL, encoded by the coding sequence ATGAGTGTTTGCAGAGTGTATATTGACCCTCGGAGAGATTACAGCGGTAATAATGCAGGAGCTTCATTTTATGGAGTGCGTGAACAAGACATGAACTGGTTTGTGGCAAAAAGAGTTTCTGAAACACTTGATAATTACACATTTATGAACTCACATAAATATTCATCTTTTGAAACTCATTTAAGCCGAGAAACAAAAGAAACTACGAAAAGTGAAGATATGTGGGAGAGCTTGCGCATACGTCTGAATGAGAGCGAAAAATTATGGGACGATGGAGGAGAGCAGACACCTTACTACATTTATTTGGGGATAGGCTCTGAACCGTCCGGGAATAAAGAGACCAGTACAGAAAGAGGTATAAGCTGTCATTATGAAAATAGAAATGCACCGGGTATTGATAATGATACGTGGAACGCATGGAGCTATAGTTTGGCTGATACTATACTTAATACAGTTGTGAAAAATACTGATATGCCCGAATATAAAATACCTATAACGCTTACAAGATATTTGCCTATCAACGAAAATGAAAAAATAATGTGCGGTGTTACGGCTCACGTAGGGCGAATAAATAACGCAAATGACGCTAGATTATTATATAACGAAGAGACAAGGAATGTTATAGCTGACAGTATAGCGGAGGCTATAGCGTATTGGGTAGACCAGGATTATACAAGCGGAAACGTGCCTGATAAATATAAAACACCATATACAGCTATAAGCAACGCTAAAGACAGAGCGAAGGCTGTTCTTGCCGAAATGCAGAAAAATGAGGAATTATTGTCTGAAATAGAAAGCCGAATGGTATATAATTATTTAGATAAAAATTTCCCATCTCATGCTTTAGGGACTGTCGAATATCTTATTGACAATGGTATTTTGAAAGGCGGCAACAGCGGAGAGCTAGGCTTAACTTATGACATGATACGTCAAATTTGTATTTTTGCCCGTGCTGGTGTTTTTGGAAAAGATTGTCCTACACCTGAAAACTATATCCCGTTATAA